The region GATGGCTACGAATGGTTCAAACACCACGTCGCCACCCCCCAGTCCACCGTGCGCGAACTTCCCCTCAAAACGCCCCTCATGATAGCCCCCGACATGCCGCTTCCCGAGGTCTTTGCCTCCATGGTCCGCAAAGGCGTCAACAAAGCCGTCATCGCCGATGAAAACCAAAAACTGCTCGGCATGCTCAGTCTCTCCGACCTCTTCTCAGCCCCCCAGGCGCCCGTTCCCACTGCTCCCGCTTCGAACGAACTCATCCCCGCCATGTAGTGTTAAATCCCCGTTGTCCGCAAGACGTCCCCCACTTCCATCGTTGCCATCGCCAACGATGAAACCCCTCCTCCTGTTCCTCATCATCCTGCTGCCTCTCGGCTCGCTTCAAGCCGAGACCCAGGGACCGCGAAGTTCCACTTCGCCTTCATCAACAACGGCCACGAAAGCCAAAATGCGAAGTGAAACTTCGCGGTCCCCCAACGCCAATCCCAACCGGCCAAGAGCCACCGCCAAACGCCTCCGCGCCATTCCACGAAACTGGCTCCAATCAACCACCGCCCTGGGCATTCGCTACGCCCTCTTCGCCGGCAGCGCCTGGCTGCTCGGCTACGTCCTTTTCAAAAATCGCTGGCTGCACCGAAAAGTCATCCCCGCCTTCCCCGCCAGCAAAAACGTGCGCCGCGAAATGCTCTACTCCGTCCGCACCGTCATCATCTTCGGCCTCGTTGGTGCCCTCACCCTCTTCGCCGTCCGGCAGGGTTGGACCCAGATGTATAAAAACATCTCCGACTACGGCAACCTCTGGTTCGCCCTCAGTATCATCCTCGGCATCCTCCTGCACGACGCCTATTTTTATTGGACCCACCGTCTGATGCACCATCGCCGCCTCTTCAAAATCTTCCATCGCGGCCACCATCTTTCCACCAATCCCATCCCCTGGGCTGCTTATGCCTTCGACCCGCTCGAAGCCCTCGTCCATGCCATGATCTTCCCCATCATCGCCTTCGCCTTTCCCATTCACCCCGTCGCTTTCGGCCTCATCATGCTCTGGCAAATCACCTTCAACGTCGTCGGCCACACCGGTTATGAATTCCACCCTCGCTGGCTCATGGACAGCTGGCTGGGCAAGTTCATGAACACGCCCACCAACCACGCCATGCACCACGAAACCATGCGCGGCAACTTCGGTCTCTATTTCAACCTCTGGGACCGCCTCATGGGCACCAATCACCAAGATTACGAAACGCGCTTTCGTGAAGTCACTCAACGGAAACCTTCACCCCTCTCCTACTCACCTCTCGCTCTCCCTCTCAATTCCGACCCCGCCATTGAAGCGAAGTCGGATGCGACAACTACCTGATCATCCGATCAGCGACGGCGGCGAAGCATCACCAAAACACCCAATGACACCAACAGAGCAGAGCCGGGTTCTGGCACTGCGACAGGGACCAGGGAAATATTGCTGAAGGTAAACACATTTTGGTTGCCGTTTTGACCACCCAGAAGGTTTACATCCGCCAAAGTGGCCGCACTGAAAGTCAGATCGAGTGAAGTCAGAGCCGTCGGCGCAATGAAATTGAAGGTCGCCACTCCGTCCTGAAGCGTGGTCCCCAAGGTCAGAAGGCCCAGAAGGTCCAGCAACTGTCCTCCCCCCTCCTGCGTCAAGGCACTGCCATCACCA is a window of Phragmitibacter flavus DNA encoding:
- a CDS encoding sterol desaturase family protein is translated as MKPLLLFLIILLPLGSLQAETQGPRSSTSPSSTTATKAKMRSETSRSPNANPNRPRATAKRLRAIPRNWLQSTTALGIRYALFAGSAWLLGYVLFKNRWLHRKVIPAFPASKNVRREMLYSVRTVIIFGLVGALTLFAVRQGWTQMYKNISDYGNLWFALSIILGILLHDAYFYWTHRLMHHRRLFKIFHRGHHLSTNPIPWAAYAFDPLEALVHAMIFPIIAFAFPIHPVAFGLIMLWQITFNVVGHTGYEFHPRWLMDSWLGKFMNTPTNHAMHHETMRGNFGLYFNLWDRLMGTNHQDYETRFREVTQRKPSPLSYSPLALPLNSDPAIEAKSDATTT